One part of the Thermodesulfovibrio sp. 3462-1 genome encodes these proteins:
- a CDS encoding NAD(P)H-dependent glycerol-3-phosphate dehydrogenase, which produces MSYIAVIGAGSWGTTLASLLSKKGFDVIVWARKKEIADAINFKKENPLYLPNIKLPDNLIATDDIFEAIKKARFIINVVPTQHIRSVFISLRGKLNDENIIVSVSKGIEKETLETPSMILEEILNKKAYVLSGPSFAIEVAQEKPTAVTISGAEKTQRLLLQEIFNTPYFRVYEHDDPLGAEIGGAVKNVIAIAAGICDALELGNNAKAALITRGLHEIIRLGKKMGAKEITFSGLSGLGDLFLTCTSKLSRNFTVGYRLGRGESLEEISKSMRGVAEGVETSFSLMQLSKKLDVEMPITSEVYQVIYEGKSPRQAAWDLMNRTLKPEFY; this is translated from the coding sequence ATGTCATATATAGCAGTAATAGGAGCAGGAAGCTGGGGAACAACCCTGGCTTCCTTACTTTCAAAAAAAGGATTTGATGTAATAGTCTGGGCAAGAAAAAAAGAGATTGCTGATGCTATTAATTTTAAAAAAGAGAATCCCTTATACTTACCTAACATTAAACTACCAGATAATTTAATTGCCACTGATGATATATTTGAAGCAATTAAAAAAGCAAGATTTATTATAAATGTTGTTCCAACTCAGCATATCCGGAGTGTTTTTATTTCCCTGAGGGGTAAATTAAATGATGAAAATATAATTGTAAGTGTCTCAAAGGGCATAGAAAAAGAAACTCTAGAAACACCTTCAATGATTCTTGAAGAAATACTAAATAAAAAGGCTTATGTGCTTTCAGGTCCTTCTTTTGCAATTGAAGTTGCTCAAGAAAAACCAACAGCTGTAACAATATCTGGTGCTGAAAAAACACAGAGACTGCTTTTACAGGAAATCTTTAACACTCCATATTTCCGCGTATATGAACACGATGATCCTCTGGGAGCTGAAATCGGAGGAGCTGTAAAAAATGTTATTGCAATTGCCGCTGGTATTTGTGATGCTCTTGAGCTTGGCAATAATGCAAAAGCAGCACTCATTACAAGGGGATTACATGAAATCATAAGGCTTGGTAAAAAAATGGGAGCAAAAGAGATAACCTTTTCAGGATTAAGTGGACTTGGGGATCTTTTTCTCACATGCACATCAAAGCTCTCAAGAAATTTCACTGTTGGATACAGGCTTGGCAGAGGTGAATCATTAGAAGAGATTTCAAAAAGCATGCGAGGAGTTGCAGAAGGGGTTGAGACAAGTTTTTCTTTGATGCAACTTTCAAAAAAACTTGATGTGGAAATGCCAATTACATCTGAAGTTTATCAGGTTATTTATGAAGGTAAATCACCTCGACAGGCAGCATGGGATTTAATGAATAGAACTTTAAAGCCCGAGTTTTATTAA
- the rimI gene encoding ribosomal protein S18-alanine N-acetyltransferase, with the protein MNLIIRKLKEEDLLAVLEIAKQSFSMPWSLKSFREELLNPQSILKVAEFNGEIAGYIVLRKILDEAELLSIAVKPALRRKGIATELMRNLLDEIKNSVKSCFLEVRVSNTQAISFYEKMGFKKVGMRKKYYLLPEEDGIIMKLDLN; encoded by the coding sequence ATGAATTTAATTATAAGAAAGCTTAAAGAAGAAGACCTTTTAGCGGTTTTAGAGATTGCAAAACAGAGTTTTTCTATGCCCTGGTCATTAAAATCCTTCAGAGAGGAGCTTTTAAATCCTCAATCCATTCTCAAAGTTGCTGAATTTAATGGAGAAATTGCTGGTTATATAGTTTTGCGAAAAATACTGGATGAAGCAGAACTGCTTTCAATTGCTGTAAAACCTGCACTGAGAAGAAAGGGAATTGCAACAGAACTTATGAGAAATCTTCTGGATGAGATAAAAAACTCTGTAAAATCCTGTTTTCTTGAAGTAAGGGTATCAAATACACAGGCAATCAGTTTTTATGAAAAGATGGGATTTAAAAAAGTGGGAATGCGAAAAAAATATTATCTTTTACCTGAAGAAGATGGGATTATTATGAAACTTGATTTAAATTAA
- the tsaB gene encoding tRNA (adenosine(37)-N6)-threonylcarbamoyltransferase complex dimerization subunit type 1 TsaB: MRILGIDTSTKFAGIAVLEDGKLIAQSTMQFMAGHSEKLLPEIAHVLEIMKIPIETIDYYAITAGPGSFTGLRVGVSTVKGFCFMTQKKVIPVSTLEVIAWSFPYCKYQICPILDARKSEVFAALFKWTETQIQRIKEDSVINLEALIQWIKEKTVFIGSGAELYKEKLIEKLGNKAILLPQVYSLPDPAIVAFVALQRLKEAIHAKDLKPVYLRKSEAEIKFG, encoded by the coding sequence ATGCGAATCTTAGGAATTGATACTTCAACAAAATTTGCAGGTATAGCAGTATTAGAAGATGGAAAATTAATTGCTCAATCTACAATGCAATTTATGGCAGGACATTCTGAAAAACTTCTTCCAGAGATTGCTCATGTTCTTGAGATTATGAAAATTCCCATTGAAACAATTGATTATTATGCAATTACTGCTGGACCAGGTTCATTCACAGGCTTAAGAGTTGGAGTAAGCACAGTGAAAGGATTCTGTTTTATGACACAAAAAAAAGTTATTCCTGTTTCAACTCTTGAAGTTATTGCCTGGAGTTTTCCTTATTGTAAATATCAAATATGTCCGATTCTGGATGCAAGAAAAAGTGAAGTTTTTGCTGCTTTGTTTAAATGGACAGAAACACAAATTCAGCGAATTAAGGAGGATTCTGTAATTAATCTTGAAGCTTTGATCCAGTGGATTAAAGAAAAAACAGTATTTATTGGAAGTGGTGCAGAACTTTATAAAGAAAAACTGATTGAAAAGCTTGGTAATAAAGCTATACTATTACCTCAGGTATATTCACTGCCAGATCCAGCCATTGTAGCCTTTGTTGCATTACAAAGATTAAAAGAAGCAATTCATGCAAAAGATTTAAAGCCTGTTTATCTGAGGAAATCAGAAGCAGAAATAAAATTTGGATGA
- the rsmG gene encoding 16S rRNA (guanine(527)-N(7))-methyltransferase RsmG, producing the protein MKDLKTFLKECLNLNDEATVDKFLIYLAELKKWSKVYNLTSIEDEKEIVVKHFLDSLLYLSFIPQKPLSIADIGSGAGFPGVPLATVRNDLKIALVEPSWKKCAFLKNLKTKLNLSNIKVYQSRAEEVEEKFDIVVSRALWSLKEFVEKCEHLLKDSGYFLISKSFKLHEEMKQLPQQYRTEIKEFNLPYVNGKRYIVKIEKCES; encoded by the coding sequence ATGAAAGATTTAAAAACTTTTCTAAAAGAATGTTTAAATCTCAACGATGAAGCAACGGTTGATAAATTTTTGATTTATCTTGCTGAGTTAAAGAAATGGAGCAAAGTTTACAATCTAACTTCCATTGAAGATGAAAAAGAAATAGTAGTAAAACATTTTTTAGACTCTCTTTTGTATCTATCTTTTATTCCTCAGAAACCATTGAGCATTGCAGACATTGGAAGCGGTGCTGGTTTTCCTGGTGTGCCACTTGCAACTGTAAGAAATGATTTAAAAATAGCATTAGTAGAACCTTCATGGAAAAAATGTGCCTTTTTGAAAAATTTAAAGACAAAGCTTAATCTTTCTAACATTAAAGTTTATCAGAGCAGAGCTGAAGAAGTTGAGGAAAAATTTGATATTGTTGTTTCAAGAGCATTATGGAGCCTGAAAGAATTTGTTGAAAAATGTGAGCATTTACTAAAAGACAGCGGATATTTTTTAATAAGTAAATCCTTTAAACTTCACGAGGAGATGAAACAGTTGCCACAACAATACAGGACAGAGATAAAAGAGTTCAACCTTCCTTATGTAAATGGTAAAAGATATATTGTTAAAATAGAAAAATGCGAATCTTAG
- the mnmG gene encoding tRNA uridine-5-carboxymethylaminomethyl(34) synthesis enzyme MnmG, which translates to MYKEKDFDIIVVGAGHAGCEAATACAKMGLSTALFTIYLDTIAQLSCNPAIGGLAKGHLVREIDALGGIMAKVTDMSGIQFRMLNRSKGPAVWSLRAQADRILYNVHMRKLLEATENLAIKQAMVEEIVVENGRVKGVITSLGVFYGAKAVIVTPGTFLNGLIHIGLDSFEAGRAGEFPSKRLSESLKKLGLKIGRLKTGTPPRIDAKTIDFSKTEEQWGDFPPPAFSYSTEEITNPQVPCYITYTNERTHEIILNNLDRSPLYSGKIKGIGPRYCPSIEDKVVKFREKPRHQIFLEPEGLSRKEYYANGIPTSLPYDVQIAFVRTIPGLEEAEIMRPGYAIEYDFVYPTQINHTLEVKGIEGLYLAGQINGTSGYEEAAAQGLMAGINAALKIKGKAPLILGRDEAYIGVLIDDLVTKGTQEPYRMFTSRAEFRLLLRHDNADLRLREYGYRIGLVDEETYEKFLKKKQALEKEIKRLKTTIIKPSEQLNKALTEVGTTPIEEAISLDKILKRPEVTYEFIKKFAPSQENLTREIEELVEIHIKYEGYIAKQLEQVERMKQFEEKVIPADFDFNLPGLSKEVIQKLNEVRPRTIGQAMRIPGVTPAAISILMVAVQKGAGSKK; encoded by the coding sequence ATGTATAAAGAAAAAGATTTTGACATAATTGTTGTTGGAGCAGGTCATGCAGGCTGTGAAGCAGCTACAGCCTGTGCAAAAATGGGTCTCAGCACAGCTCTTTTTACCATTTATCTTGACACAATCGCACAGCTAAGCTGTAATCCTGCCATTGGCGGACTTGCAAAGGGTCATCTTGTAAGAGAAATTGATGCTCTGGGTGGCATCATGGCAAAGGTAACAGATATGTCAGGTATTCAATTCAGAATGCTCAATCGTTCAAAGGGACCTGCTGTTTGGTCTTTGCGTGCCCAGGCTGACAGGATTCTTTACAATGTACACATGAGAAAACTTCTTGAAGCAACTGAAAATCTTGCAATAAAGCAGGCAATGGTTGAGGAGATTGTTGTTGAAAATGGCAGGGTTAAAGGAGTAATTACATCCTTAGGTGTTTTTTACGGAGCAAAGGCTGTAATAGTTACTCCAGGAACATTTTTAAATGGATTGATTCATATAGGGCTTGATTCTTTTGAAGCAGGAAGAGCAGGAGAGTTTCCCTCTAAGAGGCTATCAGAATCCCTTAAAAAGCTTGGATTAAAAATTGGCAGACTTAAAACAGGAACACCACCAAGAATTGATGCAAAGACAATTGATTTTTCAAAAACAGAGGAACAATGGGGTGATTTTCCTCCTCCAGCATTTTCATATTCAACAGAGGAAATTACAAATCCACAGGTCCCCTGTTATATCACTTACACAAATGAAAGAACTCACGAAATTATACTTAACAATCTTGACCGTTCACCTCTTTATAGTGGAAAAATTAAAGGAATTGGACCAAGATACTGCCCTTCCATTGAAGATAAAGTTGTAAAATTCAGGGAAAAGCCAAGACATCAAATTTTTCTTGAACCAGAAGGATTAAGCAGAAAAGAATACTATGCCAATGGAATCCCTACATCCTTGCCTTACGATGTTCAGATTGCCTTTGTAAGAACCATTCCAGGACTTGAAGAGGCAGAAATTATGAGACCTGGGTATGCTATTGAATACGATTTTGTTTATCCAACACAAATAAATCATACCCTGGAGGTTAAAGGAATTGAAGGACTTTATCTTGCAGGTCAAATAAATGGAACAAGCGGATATGAAGAGGCTGCTGCACAGGGATTGATGGCAGGAATTAATGCTGCGTTAAAGATAAAAGGAAAGGCACCTCTTATTCTTGGCAGAGATGAGGCATATATAGGAGTTTTAATTGATGATCTCGTTACAAAAGGCACGCAGGAGCCTTACAGAATGTTTACATCCCGTGCAGAATTTAGACTTCTTCTCAGACATGACAATGCAGACCTCAGGCTCAGAGAATATGGATACCGTATTGGATTAGTTGATGAGGAAACCTATGAGAAATTTTTAAAGAAAAAACAAGCTCTTGAGAAGGAAATCAAAAGACTGAAAACCACAATTATAAAACCTTCAGAGCAACTCAATAAAGCTTTGACTGAAGTTGGAACAACTCCCATAGAGGAAGCCATATCCCTTGATAAAATTCTTAAAAGACCTGAAGTCACTTATGAATTTATAAAAAAATTCGCCCCCTCTCAGGAAAATCTTACAAGGGAAATTGAAGAACTTGTTGAAATTCATATTAAATATGAAGGCTATATTGCCAAACAGCTGGAGCAGGTTGAAAGGATGAAGCAGTTTGAGGAAAAAGTTATCCCAGCAGATTTTGATTTTAATCTGCCAGGGCTTTCAAAAGAAGTGATTCAGAAACTTAATGAAGTTAGACCAAGAACAATAGGTCAGGCAATGAGAATTCCTGGAGTTACCCCTGCAGCAATATCAATACTTATGGTAGCTGTCCAAAAGGGCGCAGGCAGTAAAAAATAA